From the Pedobacter cryoconitis genome, one window contains:
- the yidD gene encoding membrane protein insertion efficiency factor YidD produces the protein MKLIKQIIGWFFLALIRFYQLFLSPLLGASCRFTPTCSQYGVEAIKKHGPFKGGWLTLKRIGRCHPWGKHGHDPVP, from the coding sequence ATGAAACTGATTAAACAAATTATCGGCTGGTTCTTTTTGGCACTGATCAGGTTTTATCAGTTGTTTTTGTCTCCTTTACTAGGGGCCAGCTGTCGTTTTACGCCTACCTGCTCACAATACGGTGTAGAGGCGATCAAAAAGCACGGACCTTTTAAAGGCGGCTGGTTAACGCTTAAACGCATCGGACGCTGCCATCCCTGGGGAAAACACGGGCATGATCCTGTTCCTTAG
- the tsaB gene encoding tRNA (adenosine(37)-N6)-threonylcarbamoyltransferase complex dimerization subunit type 1 TsaB: protein MVTILQLETATQVCSAALSVNGETIAVKELAAQNIHAGSLTLFIREVMATAGLTYTDLDAVAVSKGPGSYTGLRIGVSTAKGLCFALDKPLIGIETLRMMAQGFLKTADNYTGLVCPMIDARRMEVFTGLYDHDLNEVLPVEAKIIEENSYQEQLKTQQLTFIGDGAMKCNTFIISPNAAFSDLNFNSASNMSLLAYNAFTTGHFEDVAYFEPYYLKDFVVTQAKKKV, encoded by the coding sequence ATGGTTACGATACTTCAACTAGAAACAGCTACACAGGTATGCTCTGCTGCATTATCTGTCAACGGAGAGACGATCGCAGTAAAAGAACTTGCTGCACAGAATATTCATGCAGGAAGCCTGACTTTGTTTATCCGGGAGGTAATGGCAACTGCGGGGTTAACTTATACGGATCTGGATGCGGTTGCTGTGAGTAAAGGGCCGGGTTCTTATACGGGGTTAAGGATTGGTGTATCAACCGCGAAAGGACTTTGTTTTGCGCTGGATAAACCCCTGATCGGAATTGAAACGCTGAGAATGATGGCACAGGGGTTTTTGAAAACTGCGGATAACTATACAGGTTTAGTTTGTCCGATGATTGACGCCAGAAGAATGGAAGTCTTTACCGGATTATACGATCACGACCTGAATGAAGTATTACCAGTGGAAGCTAAAATTATTGAGGAGAATTCCTATCAGGAACAATTGAAAACGCAGCAGCTCACTTTTATTGGTGATGGGGCAATGAAATGCAATACTTTTATTATTTCTCCGAATGCGGCTTTCTCTGACCTTAATTTTAATTCTGCGTCAAATATGAGTCTATTGGCTTATAATGCTTTTACAACTGGTCATTTTGAGGATGTAGCTTATTTTGAACCTTATTATCTGAAAGATTTCGTAGTGACCCAGGCTAAAAAGAAAGTTTAA